From a region of the Solanum stenotomum isolate F172 chromosome 2, ASM1918654v1, whole genome shotgun sequence genome:
- the LOC125856177 gene encoding acyltransferase Pun1-like: MNAFRTLATIVGGSLKNNATIECDDHGAEFFKVEINSSMDKAINHPDLTFLQGLSCRDSSSSTFGPLTLAQLSHFECGEVALSFCMLHKVGDACSAYYFLRDWARLTRDPKSTLSPPYFAMDSLMPSPFDGPMVSPVVEPKMEGCIHQRFIFSESKINALKVLVVAESCWLSGRIEKLPHLFPNSITMMVLSFSGLTEDPMPILEMLPNLRNLDLFRAYEGKEIISDNNFSQLEFLHLTELEKLKRWLLGTNVMPLIKGLGIHNCPNLKEIPQRMKDVELLKRNYNKW; this comes from the exons ATGAATGCATTTAGAACTTTGGCAACAATTGTAGGAG GAAGTCTAAAAAACAATGCTACTATTGAGTGTGATGATCATGGTGCTGAGTTCTTCAAAGTCGAAATCAACTCTTCCATGGATAAAGCTATTAACCACCCCGATTTGACATTCCTTCAAGGTTTATCTTGTAGAGATTCGTCGTCATCAACATTTGGTCCCTTAACTCTTGCACAATTAAGCCATTTCGAGTGTGGAGAAGTCGCTCTTAGTTTTTGCATGTTGCACAAG GTGGGAGACGCGTGTAGCGCATACTACTTCTTGAGGGATTGGGCTAGGTTAACTCGAGATCCAAAATCAACATTATCTCCTCCATACTTTGCTATGGATTCACTAATGCCATCACCATTTGATGGTCCTATGGTTTCCCCTGTTGTCGAGCCAAAAATGGAAGGATGTATCCATCAGAGGTTCATTTTCTCTGAATCCAAGATAAACGCGCTTAAAGTCTTGGTTGTTGCAGAATCCTGT TGGTTAAGTGGGAGAATAGAGAAACTGCCTCATCTGTTTCCAAATTCCATCACAATGATGGTTCTGAGTTTCTCAGGACTGACAGAAGATCCGATGCCTATTTTGGAAATGTTGCCAAACCTGAGGAATCTTGATTTGTTTAGAGCTtatgaaggaaaagaaataatcaGTGATAACAACTTCAGTCAACTAGAGTTCCTCCATCTTACTGAACTTGAGAAGCTAAAAAGATGGCTTTTAGGCACAAATGTCATGCCTCTGATTAAAGGTCTTGGTATCCATAACTGTCCAAATTTAAAGGAGATTCCTCAGAGAATGAAAGACGTGGAGCTGTTGAAGAGGAATTATAATAAGTGGTGA
- the LOC125856180 gene encoding acyltransferase Pun1-like codes for MADYKYKGIDCKMLFIRSLKNNATIECDDHGAEFFEVEINSSMDKVIHHLDLTFLQGLSCRDSSSSTFGPLTLAQLSHFECGGILLSFCMLHKVGDVCSAYYFLRDWARLTRDPKSTLSPPYFAKDSLMPSPLDGPMVSPVLEPKMEGCIHQRFIFSESKINTLKALVAVESCVCIH; via the exons ATGGCAGATTACAAATACAAAGGCATTGATTGTAAAATGCTTTTTATCA GAAGTCTGAAAAACAATGCTACTATTGAGTGTGATGATCATGGTGCTGAGTTCTTCGAAGTCGAAATCAACTCTTCCATGGACAAAGTTATTCATCACCTTGATTTGACATTCCTTCAAGGTTTATCATGTAGGGATTCGTCGTCATCAACATTTGGTCCCTTAACTCTTGCACAACTAAGCCATTTCGAGTGTGGTGGAATCCTTCTTAGTTTTTGCATGTTGCACAAG GTGGGAGATGTGTGCAGCGCTTACTACTTCTTGAGGGATTGGGCTAGGTTAACTCGAGATCCAAAATCAACATTATCTCCTCCATACTTTGCTAAGGATTCACTAATGCCATCACCATTGGATGGTCCTATGGTTTCCCCTGTTCTCGAGCCGAAAATGGAAGGATGTATTCATCAGAGGTTCATTTTCTCCGAATCCAAGATAAACACGCTTAAAGCCTTGGTTGCTGTAGAATCCTGTGTATGTATTCACTGA